The proteins below come from a single Eubacterium limosum genomic window:
- a CDS encoding SipW-dependent-type signal peptide-containing protein, with amino-acid sequence MNKKRAIGITAVLCTVLLIAAGTLAWFTDAKKTENIITMGNVRIDLTEPEWKAPTGVVPGGVYPKDPTVINTGKNSAYVRIRLTHDEGLSDAQMDDIEQALEIQKDWVKSEDGCYYYQAVLPVGQSTPALFTELSIPETWGNEIVDKTFTVNVQAEAVQSDHFTPHRTESVIDGWGDTHVEPYPGE; translated from the coding sequence ATGAATAAAAAAAGAGCCATCGGAATCACGGCTGTTCTGTGCACTGTGCTGTTAATCGCAGCTGGGACACTGGCGTGGTTCACAGATGCCAAGAAAACTGAAAATATTATCACCATGGGAAACGTGCGGATTGATCTGACCGAGCCGGAATGGAAAGCGCCAACAGGCGTTGTGCCCGGCGGCGTTTACCCCAAGGATCCAACAGTGATCAATACCGGTAAAAACAGTGCCTATGTACGCATCCGCCTGACCCACGACGAGGGGCTGAGCGACGCCCAGATGGATGACATTGAGCAGGCGCTGGAAATTCAGAAAGACTGGGTGAAATCAGAAGACGGCTGCTACTACTATCAGGCGGTTCTGCCAGTTGGGCAGAGCACGCCAGCACTGTTCACAGAGCTAAGCATCCCGGAAACCTGGGGAAATGAAATTGTGGACAAAACCTTTACAGTGAATGTGCAGGCAGAAGCGGTCCAGTCCGACCATTTTACACCCCACAGGACAGAGAGCGTCATTGACGGCTGGGGAGACACGCATGTGGAGCCCTATCCGGGAGAATAA
- a CDS encoding M18 family aminopeptidase, translating into MNEPLNHELLSFIGKSPTVFHAVDTMKAQLAEAGFIPLEESSAWQLAPGRGYYVTRNASALIGFRIPEGAYTGFQIVASHGDSPSFKIKDNPEITVEDHYTKLNVEGYGGMLRAPWLDRPLSAAGRVVVKHSSQIFTRLVNLDQDLFLIPNLAIHMDRKSGSGHEYNIQKDMLPLVGDGASRGRLIELVAEAAGVAGADITGAELFLYNRDPGRIWGANHDFISTPRLDDLQCAFASLKGFLAAVHPRNVAVHCVFDNEEVGSGTKQGAGSTFLKDTLARIVEATGGTREDTFRAMAGSFMVSADNAHAVHPNFPEKTDDTNRPYMNEGIVIKHSANQKYTTDAVSAGIFRAICQKAGVPVQNYVNRSDMAGGSTLGNIASTHTPMNTVDIGLAQLAMHSPYETGGARDTEHLVKALKYFYETPIRCEGDGRYVVE; encoded by the coding sequence ATGAACGAACCATTAAATCACGAACTGTTATCCTTTATTGGAAAAAGCCCCACCGTCTTTCACGCGGTGGACACCATGAAAGCCCAGCTTGCAGAAGCAGGCTTTATCCCGCTGGAAGAGAGCAGCGCCTGGCAGCTGGCGCCTGGCCGAGGCTACTACGTCACCCGCAATGCCTCGGCTCTCATCGGCTTCAGAATTCCGGAGGGGGCCTATACCGGCTTTCAGATTGTCGCCAGCCACGGCGACTCTCCGTCCTTTAAAATCAAGGATAACCCCGAGATTACCGTGGAGGACCACTACACCAAGCTGAACGTGGAGGGCTATGGCGGCATGCTCCGCGCGCCCTGGCTGGACCGGCCCCTGTCCGCGGCCGGACGGGTGGTCGTTAAGCACAGCAGCCAGATCTTTACCCGCCTGGTGAACCTGGACCAGGACCTGTTCCTCATTCCAAACCTCGCCATTCACATGGACCGCAAGTCTGGCAGCGGCCATGAATATAACATCCAGAAGGATATGCTGCCCCTTGTGGGCGACGGCGCTTCCAGGGGGCGGCTTATAGAGCTTGTGGCAGAGGCTGCCGGTGTGGCCGGAGCGGACATCACCGGCGCGGAGCTGTTCCTTTATAACCGGGACCCTGGCCGCATCTGGGGCGCGAACCATGATTTTATCTCCACCCCGCGGCTGGATGACCTCCAGTGCGCCTTTGCATCGCTGAAAGGCTTTCTGGCCGCGGTCCACCCGCGAAACGTGGCGGTGCACTGCGTCTTTGACAACGAGGAGGTGGGCAGCGGCACCAAGCAGGGCGCTGGCTCCACCTTCCTGAAGGACACCCTGGCCCGCATCGTAGAAGCCACCGGAGGCACCCGGGAGGATACCTTCCGCGCCATGGCCGGCAGCTTTATGGTCTCCGCCGACAACGCCCACGCTGTCCACCCCAATTTCCCGGAAAAAACGGACGACACCAACCGCCCTTACATGAACGAGGGCATTGTCATCAAGCACAGCGCCAACCAGAAATATACCACCGACGCGGTCTCCGCCGGCATTTTCAGGGCCATCTGTCAAAAGGCCGGCGTCCCAGTCCAGAACTATGTCAACCGGTCCGATATGGCCGGCGGCTCCACCCTTGGCAATATCGCAAGCACCCACACCCCCATGAACACTGTAGACATTGGCCTGGCCCAGCTGGCCATGCACTCCCCCTACGAAACCGGCGGCGCAAGAGACACTGAACACCTTGTAAAAGCGTTAAAATATTTTTATGAAACCCCAATCCGGTGCGAGGGCGACGGGCGGTATGTGGTTGAATAG
- a CDS encoding spore coat-associated protein, producing MNKKKWTIGLSAIALAGILAVGGVLAWLTAQTATKKNTFVATAGLSGAIQEVNWDGLDYGNNPVTPQPSPLGRDMAKDMLPGMVIPKNPQVKNTSQKEPAYIAVRLDISCDGAEGQAALDAVSAFADIRFNTGEWTALGTSKDGKAVVYVYNTAVEAGSETSDVFKSVNVHDNANAADIKDFQIDAAGYLAQVQSGKTAADCIKAAFPDLV from the coding sequence ATGAACAAAAAGAAATGGACAATTGGATTAAGTGCGATTGCACTGGCAGGGATTCTTGCCGTTGGCGGCGTGCTGGCCTGGCTGACCGCGCAGACAGCCACAAAGAAAAACACCTTTGTGGCGACGGCCGGCCTTTCAGGCGCCATACAGGAGGTTAACTGGGATGGGCTTGACTATGGTAACAACCCTGTAACCCCGCAGCCATCCCCCCTTGGCAGAGATATGGCAAAGGATATGCTGCCAGGCATGGTCATTCCCAAAAATCCACAGGTGAAAAACACCTCGCAAAAGGAGCCGGCCTATATCGCTGTCCGTCTGGATATAAGCTGTGACGGCGCGGAGGGCCAGGCAGCGCTGGACGCCGTCAGTGCGTTTGCAGACATCCGCTTTAACACCGGAGAATGGACAGCGCTGGGTACCTCAAAGGATGGGAAGGCAGTGGTCTATGTGTATAATACCGCAGTCGAAGCTGGAAGCGAAACCAGCGATGTCTTTAAATCGGTAAACGTGCACGATAACGCGAACGCGGCGGACATTAAGGATTTCCAAATCGACGCGGCCGGTTACCTGGCACAGGTTCAGAGCGGCAAAACAGCGGCGGACTGCATTAAGGCAGCTTTTCCGGATTTAGTTTAG
- a CDS encoding APC family permease codes for MKNQLETQPVEKRMSWYTLALMAFTAVWGFGNVINGFSEYNGLKAIVAWIIIFALYFVPYALMVGELGSAFKDAEGGVSSWIMQTIGPRMAYYAGWTYWVVHMPYISQKPNSVMIASSWAIFQDARISDMNPLVMQFAGLAIFLVALALASRGLSILKKLASVAGMASFVMSILYILLMMAAPAITGAKTLQIDWSLQTFMPTFDLKFFTGLSILIFAVGGCEKLSPYVNRMKNPSKDFSTGMIALAVMVCVCAVLGTIAMGMMFDSNNIPKDLMTNGAYYAFATLGEYYHVGNVFVIAFALTNAISQFTVMILSIDAPLCILLGSADKEYIPKSLFVQNKYGAYTKGHKMVLVIVGILIVVPAFGIGSVDELVRWLVKVNSVCMPLRYLWVFVAYIALKKAGNAFPSAYHFVKNKTVGIIFGAWCFIVTAIACIGGIYSDEPFELILNILTPVVLVLLGFIMPYIAKHQNARDLS; via the coding sequence ATGAAAAATCAACTCGAGACGCAACCTGTTGAAAAGAGAATGAGCTGGTACACCCTGGCGCTCATGGCCTTCACAGCTGTCTGGGGCTTCGGGAATGTCATCAACGGCTTTTCGGAATACAATGGTTTAAAGGCCATTGTGGCCTGGATCATCATTTTCGCCCTGTATTTTGTGCCCTACGCCCTCATGGTTGGGGAGCTGGGGTCTGCCTTCAAAGACGCTGAGGGCGGCGTGAGCTCTTGGATCATGCAGACCATTGGGCCGCGCATGGCCTACTACGCAGGCTGGACTTACTGGGTAGTGCACATGCCCTACATTTCCCAGAAGCCAAACTCGGTGATGATCGCGAGCAGCTGGGCCATCTTCCAGGACGCGCGCATCAGTGACATGAACCCCCTTGTCATGCAGTTTGCCGGGCTGGCCATTTTCCTGGTCGCTCTGGCGCTGGCCTCCAGAGGGCTCAGCATCCTCAAGAAGCTGGCCTCTGTGGCTGGTATGGCCTCCTTTGTCATGTCCATCCTCTACATTCTGCTCATGATGGCCGCTCCGGCCATCACCGGCGCCAAAACCCTTCAGATCGACTGGTCGCTCCAGACCTTTATGCCCACCTTTGATTTGAAATTTTTCACCGGCCTGTCCATCCTCATTTTTGCCGTGGGCGGCTGCGAAAAGCTGTCCCCCTATGTCAACCGGATGAAAAACCCGTCAAAGGATTTCTCGACCGGGATGATCGCCCTGGCGGTCATGGTTTGCGTCTGCGCCGTTTTGGGTACGATTGCTATGGGCATGATGTTTGACTCGAACAATATCCCCAAAGACCTGATGACCAACGGCGCTTACTATGCCTTTGCCACTCTTGGCGAATACTACCACGTGGGCAACGTTTTTGTCATCGCCTTTGCCCTCACCAACGCCATCAGTCAGTTTACGGTCATGATCCTCTCCATTGATGCACCGCTGTGCATTTTACTGGGCAGCGCGGATAAGGAGTACATCCCCAAATCGCTGTTTGTCCAGAACAAGTACGGCGCTTACACTAAGGGCCATAAAATGGTCTTAGTCATTGTGGGGATTCTCATTGTGGTGCCGGCCTTTGGCATTGGCAGCGTAGACGAGCTGGTCCGATGGCTGGTCAAGGTGAACTCGGTCTGTATGCCGCTGCGGTACCTGTGGGTGTTTGTGGCCTATATCGCCCTGAAAAAAGCCGGCAATGCGTTCCCGTCAGCCTATCACTTTGTCAAGAATAAAACCGTCGGCATCATTTTTGGCGCCTGGTGCTTTATCGTCACCGCCATTGCCTGCATTGGCGGCATCTATTCCGATGAGCCCTTTGAGCTGATCTTAAACATTCTGACCCCGGTTGTGCTGGTTCTGCTGGGCTTTATCATGCCCTACATCGCAAAACATCAGAACGCCAGGGATCTGTCGTAA
- a CDS encoding GGDEF domain-containing protein — protein MKKKIVFKTNVMICGVAAVAFLLATALSGYAGFMAAKVDSGQAADVLEMHGLAVAAGLLSVVLAVTLTVLIHTVYSYNRQVITLAQNWAREHQTLFEKATKELYDDIYELNVTRDRPANRATEDYFESLGVPNGAPFSAALALVAEKQIKKEFRQGYLDTFLPENVLRAYEKGREMLSYEFMISQDGEHYYWMRITARIVRWESDGSLHMLTYRQNIDAEKRREREIQKLVQTDEMTGLLTKTATERRISQMLREDQVCFYAFFILDIDDFKQVNDQYGHAFGDEIIRNFTQTLSRQFRKNDIIGRIGGDEFVVFVQAPDQDWARAKARQLVTALNKPCLSGDRSWHISASLGVAFSSARGNDYTNFYKTADRALYATKERGKNSFTFYE, from the coding sequence ATGAAAAAGAAAATCGTGTTTAAAACAAATGTCATGATCTGCGGTGTGGCCGCGGTGGCTTTTTTGTTGGCCACAGCGCTTAGTGGGTACGCAGGCTTTATGGCAGCTAAGGTAGATAGCGGGCAGGCCGCCGACGTGTTGGAAATGCATGGGCTGGCTGTAGCGGCAGGCCTGCTGTCCGTTGTGTTGGCAGTGACCCTGACGGTGCTCATACACACAGTCTACAGCTACAACCGACAGGTCATCACTTTGGCGCAAAACTGGGCCCGGGAGCACCAGACACTGTTTGAGAAAGCCACCAAGGAGCTTTACGATGATATCTATGAGCTCAATGTGACCAGGGACCGGCCAGCCAACCGCGCGACAGAGGATTATTTTGAGAGCCTGGGCGTTCCCAATGGCGCACCCTTCAGCGCGGCACTGGCCCTAGTGGCCGAGAAACAGATTAAGAAGGAGTTCCGCCAAGGCTATCTCGATACCTTTTTACCCGAAAACGTCCTGCGCGCCTATGAGAAGGGCCGGGAAATGCTGAGCTATGAGTTTATGATCTCCCAGGACGGCGAACATTACTACTGGATGCGCATCACTGCACGGATCGTGAGGTGGGAGAGCGACGGCAGTCTGCATATGCTCACTTACCGTCAGAACATCGATGCCGAGAAACGGCGGGAGCGGGAAATCCAGAAGCTGGTTCAGACCGATGAGATGACCGGCCTACTCACCAAAACGGCCACCGAGCGGCGGATCAGCCAGATGCTGAGGGAGGACCAAGTCTGTTTTTATGCTTTCTTTATACTGGATATTGATGATTTTAAGCAGGTGAACGACCAGTATGGCCACGCCTTTGGCGATGAAATCATCAGGAATTTTACCCAGACACTGAGCCGGCAGTTCCGGAAGAATGACATTATCGGGCGTATAGGCGGGGACGAATTTGTGGTTTTTGTCCAAGCGCCAGACCAGGACTGGGCCAGGGCAAAGGCACGCCAGCTTGTGACTGCCCTGAACAAGCCCTGCCTTTCGGGCGACAGAAGCTGGCATATCTCCGCCAGCCTGGGGGTCGCCTTTTCCAGCGCCCGGGGCAATGACTACACCAATTTTTATAAAACCGCCGACAGAGCTTTGTACGCTACCAAGGAACGAGGAAAGAACAGCTTCACGTTTTATGAATAG